The DNA window ATCTTCCATTCTCTCTGTCTCGGGAAGCACCAATTCAATTCTCGAACAAGAGAAGAACACGCTGCATTGTTCGACaaaaatgaatgattttttccttttttctctccaGGGATACCTCTAAAGCAGAGAGCATGTGACTTATCAGTAGTTTCCTGTGCTCTTACAAAATTATAAGTGATTAGATATCGTCTTCTTCACTTCACCATTAACAGAAATCGCATCATGTTTATATAAAACTTACATTAAATCACTTGGTTATTGCTGCACCGGCTCATGCTTTGCGAGTTTCCATGAATTGATAAATCTCCCTTCTTCGTCTCGTTGACTTGGGAAAAGCGATAATCTTCCAACGTGAAATGCAGGAAAAGAATCTCAGTTTCTCTGGCTGATACTCTGTCAAGACTTAAGAATTATCACCATAGACTACAGAGGCgtgcaaataaatattatcaccATAGACTACAGAGTCGTGCAAATAAATTTACATAGCCTGTTAACTTCGATTCTCCGATGACCAGTCTCTGGTTATACTACTTGTTCCTGTATTTTATTTCCTAAATCTTCATCATTTGtaataaatcatatttgaatctcttctaaaaacttaagttattaggttcagatgattatttgacatagtATTAGAATCTTAATGATCAAACagtcatgagtttgaattttatcatcctcatttattaaaattaaacacaatttaATATGGATATGTACAAGTTTCAAACTAAAAGACTTTCACTTGAAGAGGTATGTTAgagatttatataaattatatcctgaaacctcatttaaaaacttaagttattggattgagatgattttttaatatgatatcaaaatcttgatgaccaagcagtcACAAGTTCgaatttcattatctttatttattaaaatcaagcaCAAAATAGTATGGATCTGTACAAATTTCAAGTTAAAAGGCTTTCATTTGAGGGGATAtgttagagaattatataaatcatgtcTTGAAATctcacctaaaagtttaagttattaggttgagATAATTCTTCGACactaaataattaagatttaattttaaataatctgCTACTGTTTTAGATAATTAGCCATCGAtccattaattaaaattcataaatcatATCAATAATTAGTTTCTTGAAAACGTGCAGAAACGCATACAGAAAGAATTGGCATGATGATTCAAAGTGAAGATTATACAGAAATTATGATGGATGTGTTCTgtcaagagaaaaataaattatgaatgcaTGGGAAAAAGTCTCGCAACTTCGAAAGACAGGAAGGATGATCAACTACTACTCCAGCGTCtcgaaataattaaaatcattgtTCCACGTATTTGTGTACATGACATGTGAACCATCGAACTAGCTGTTATAAGTTTCTTAATTCTTACTCTCTTGATTCTAACATTAAATTATTCCCAATACTTGCTGTTCATAATTTCCAAAAATTTGATGACCTCATCTCTCCAAATCAGGTCATTATCCAACTCAATGACATCGGAGCCAACGACCGAATTTTTAAGCAAtcagatagtttttttttctttaatttctcgtttttttatataatataaagcAGTTTATTAGGTTAgtgttgattgttttttaaaatattattatttataaatgtattaaaataatatttttttattttttaaaatttatttttaatatcagcaaatcaaaaataatttaaaattataaaaaaaaattctcgaaaacattttttaaacacaGAAATAAGCATGCTCATTGTGCATAATATTCGCCATCTATATTTCAACCAACctaatttcatttcattcacGACGTGCACCCTTGACAACATGTTGTGCTGGAATTGTGCATGGATGCCGGATGGTGATTAATCCAGGCATAACAGCCTCAAGCCCACCTCATCAAACCTAGATCTAGGTATGGGCTTAGCATTGGGCTAACAAATGTCTCACCCCCTGCACACATATTATGAGGTGGGCCCGTGAGCCATGTTGCGCACGTTTTACAGGCCACACATCTTGTTCATTTGTCATGCtaacatccaaaaaaaaaaacaaaaaacttaaaagaaaaaaattaaaagatgagaaaaatttattttcctgctcctcataaaatattatttattataatatttttttaatttatttttttattttaaattttaaatttattatttaatattagttttatttgagattacacttcataattttttttaatttactttttattaggttattttaCCTTCATGATCCAAATTACAGGTTTTACGAGTTAACTCGATtgattcgagtttttttttccttttcaaattgatattttttttcaattttatcttttaacattaaattgattgagaattagatttcgTTATTTATTTCAGTTAGATTTCAATGAGGTTATTCTCATTTCATAACTCTCAATTACggatttgatgagttaactcaggttgactcgagtaattttttatattccttttttaacaaattttttttttcaatttcatatttcatcattagattgattagaaattgaacttcataatttgttttaattttttttctgtttgctTATTTCGATCTCATGGTACAAGTCACGGGTTTGGTAGGTTGATCCGGATTgtggatttgacaggttaagcCGGGTTAtatcaggttatttttttaatcaattttttttcaattttattatttaccattgagtttattaaaaattaaacttcataatttatcttGACTTGCTTtctagtctcatgacctagTACGAGGATTGAAATGTTAATCCAAGTTAAcacgggttattttttttttttttttaatattgattttatagttGCATCAGTTGTAGTTCAACCCGTCATGTGTCATatgataaaaatcttaaatgaaTTCTCATTCTAGGCATTGAATTGGAAACGATTGAACCGGTCCGTTATGATTTTCATTTCCGTTCAAAGGCATTGATGGCGCCAGGCTGGCTAGTACACTTCAAAATCGTAATATGGGTTATAATGGTCCCCACTTCCATCTACCCGCACATTGCTGTCCCaagaattataatgaaaaaaaaattgtatgtgCTAGAGCCTATGAGTATAATtatcaaaagattcaaaaccAGACGAAACCAGTTGATTCCATCTGTCATAGCTGTAAGCCGCCAGTGAACTTGACGTGAGATTGATCCAGTGTAAAAATTAGGTCACGTGCAAGGAAAATTGATCTAGATaaaccattatttttaaaaataaaataaaatataaaaatataaaagaaaatcaaatgtttTAAGATGGAGTTTTGATCGGTGAGACTCAAGTTGATTAAGGCAACGGGTgaacttagatttttaactggattaattgagtttttttctacttctattttttctttgcttgaaCCAGTTTAAATTGTTTCAGATCGGTAGAGTCCCAATTCAACTTAAAGAGTATGGATCATTTGTgtaattgatatgataataacCAGTTAGAACTAGAATGAACTTGGCTAGGAACTGGTTTGAACAAAATTGATCCAATTAAGAACTAGGTTATATAAGTTCTAGTCCAACCCGTCATGTGTCACATGAcaaaaatcttaaaagaaaGTTCATTCTAGGCATTGAATTGGAACTGACTGGACCGGTGAACCAATGAACCGACACATTCAACGATTCAAGCTCCGGTTGGATTCTAATAGCACTATCCATGAGTTTCTCTGAGCAAAATTATCAGTCTGAAAAATTTAAACAAGCCCTCCCTCgaaaaagaaaaccttttgAGAGTCTGATATACTAATAGGAATTAAGTAAACAATTACTATCAAATCAATCtctttgtataaataaatttgtcaCATATCATCAATCTTAAACAATTAAACTATTAGATGACTGAAAAAAGCagctcattttaaaaaagattggcCTTGCCCCTTTCTCGACGTGTGACCAAGTAACTTGGTTGCTTAGTATTCGTTCAGTCAATTAATAACAGCCTCAATTTACAGAAAAAATGGTCGAATCTCTCTCCAGAAAATCAACTGTATAGTATATACAACCGTAGAGGTCTTCACACATATTAGGAAGAACATCACATATAAGTactgatgtaaaaaaaatcGTGTTACCCTGTACAAATTAAGTATTGTTGTAGCTTCTACTTCAAATGTTCACTGCTAGATGCTGTGATTTCCTCGATCACTAATGCTCTTGCTCGATTAATCGTTAGCAGGCAGAGATACAAATGCTCTTCAAGCTCCTCTACCTGCTTCCTAAACCCAATATCACTCTTCTTAAGCTCCTTTATCACTTGTAAAGAAAACTTATCCTCTATTCTCTCCAAACAGAACTGTATCATTGCCTTGTCGTGCTCAACTTCATCGTGAAGCCTAGATACAAGGCTGCTTATTGTGTCAAAATCCCTATTCAATATGTAAGTTCCCTTGGCTGCCACATCAAGCTGTTGCCCAACTTTCCTCAGGAATCCACTTCTCAGAAACTTGAAACTCGTGAGCTGTTTCTTGAAGTGCTTTATTGGGAGGCTGAAAATGGCTGGGCCCATAACCAGTGCAGTAAGAGTATGTGCTGCTAGAACAATAGTTGTGATTGCAATTAAGCTACAAGCTGCAGCTATGCAAATTCCTGTAGCCTTATGGATACATGCAATGAGCTTCATCTTCCTAGCCACCTTGTTTCTTTTGGATTTTAGGCGGTTTAAAACCAGTAAGTACCTGTCGTTAATTAACTTGAAGTCATGCTTGTTAGGGGTTGAAAACGGATTGCTTTGGA is part of the Populus trichocarpa isolate Nisqually-1 chromosome 2, P.trichocarpa_v4.1, whole genome shotgun sequence genome and encodes:
- the LOC7467813 gene encoding UPF0496 protein At1g20180, whose product is MMWAKFRASKNRKDGKEFSDACKSLNVNEEYLSALRTQSFADFFTKAQSLVNGPSFPTHCHRKFSEILLEPGQESIPVILESALLSKVPELKGLMLNYFDVSAEASNICSHLLKNINQIQSSYVFIQRVLNSIDDCSPEKVKLIVSELNSFIIQSNPFSTPNKHDFKLINDRYLLVLNRLKSKRNKVARKMKLIACIHKATGICIAAACSLIAITTIVLAAHTLTALVMGPAIFSLPIKHFKKQLTSFKFLRSGFLRKVGQQLDVAAKGTYILNRDFDTISSLVSRLHDEVEHDKAMIQFCLERIEDKFSLQVIKELKKSDIGFRKQVEELEEHLYLCLLTINRARALVIEEITASSSEHLK